One window of the Conexibacter sp. SYSU D00693 genome contains the following:
- a CDS encoding LysR family transcriptional regulator, with the protein MLDLRRLRLLRELAERGTVTAVADALQYSPSAVSQQLAVLEREAGVPLVERAGRGVRLTDAARVLVAHAEALLDRAALAEAELAAAGGAPVGRARIAAFQSVFKRLAIPALGLLRDRAPALRAEVHEAEPEDALPALALGDFDLVLADEWDHQPRPRLAGVHREDLLRDPVHVVLPAGHRLAGEDPAARVALADLRDEPWTTGQPGTGYAAMTVRACRELGGFEPDLRHRANDATVLLDLVAEGHAVTLLPAFVQPEDRARVAVRPIAEGDVGRTIFCATRAADEARPSVRVLREAMRDVASA; encoded by the coding sequence ATGCTCGACCTCCGCCGTCTGCGGCTGCTGCGCGAGCTCGCCGAGCGCGGGACCGTCACCGCGGTCGCCGACGCGCTGCAGTACAGCCCGTCCGCGGTCTCCCAGCAGCTCGCCGTCCTCGAGCGCGAGGCCGGCGTCCCGCTCGTCGAGCGCGCGGGGCGCGGGGTGCGCCTCACCGACGCCGCCCGGGTCCTCGTCGCCCACGCCGAGGCGCTGCTCGACCGCGCCGCCCTGGCTGAGGCCGAGCTCGCGGCGGCGGGCGGCGCGCCCGTCGGCCGCGCGCGCATCGCCGCCTTCCAGTCGGTCTTCAAGCGCCTGGCCATCCCGGCGCTCGGGCTGCTGCGCGATCGCGCACCGGCCCTGCGCGCGGAGGTCCACGAGGCCGAGCCCGAGGACGCCCTGCCGGCGCTGGCCCTCGGGGACTTCGACCTCGTCCTCGCCGACGAGTGGGACCACCAGCCGCGCCCGCGGCTCGCCGGCGTCCACCGCGAGGACCTCCTGCGCGACCCCGTCCACGTCGTCCTGCCGGCCGGCCACCGGCTGGCCGGGGAGGACCCGGCCGCGCGGGTGGCGCTGGCCGACCTGCGCGACGAGCCGTGGACGACCGGCCAGCCCGGGACCGGCTACGCCGCCATGACCGTGCGGGCCTGCCGCGAGCTCGGCGGCTTCGAGCCCGACCTGCGCCACCGCGCCAACGACGCGACCGTCCTGCTCGACCTCGTCGCGGAGGGCCACGCCGTGACGCTCCTGCCCGCCTTCGTCCAGCCGGAGGATCGGGCGCGGGTGGCGGTCCGGCCGATCGCCGAGGGCGACGTGGGGCGCACGATCTTCTGCGCGACCCGGGCCGCCGACGAGGCGCGGCCGTCTGTGCGCGTGCTGCGCGAGGCGATG
- a CDS encoding DMT family transporter, with the protein MSFTNVRCSWTVVSGRIVVVVRGPVLCLLSAVAFGAMGVFGKLAYDEGATVGTLLSVRFVLAAALFWLLVAATGRMGAVRSAPRRVVLFGIGLGAVGYALQAGGFFAALERLDASLTALVLYTYPTLVTAGAIVLGRERASRRRVGALLLASTGVALVLLGAGSGRLDPLGVAFALGAAAVYATYILVSDGVVDAVDPLVLSAFVATGAAVTLTGASLVGGDFRPGALTGAGWGWIAGIAVVSTVIAINLFFAGLAQVGPSAAAIFSSLEPVTTVVLAALAFGEALTAVQLGGGALVLSAVVLLNLRRRRAAVPAAGAPPVAARALLLGRARAARAAARG; encoded by the coding sequence ATGTCCTTCACCAACGTGCGTTGTTCCTGGACGGTCGTGTCGGGCAGGATCGTCGTCGTCGTGCGTGGTCCCGTCCTCTGCCTCCTCTCCGCCGTCGCCTTCGGGGCCATGGGCGTGTTCGGCAAGCTCGCCTACGACGAGGGCGCGACCGTCGGCACCCTGCTGTCGGTGCGCTTCGTGCTGGCGGCGGCGCTCTTCTGGCTGCTCGTCGCGGCCACCGGCCGGATGGGCGCGGTGCGGTCCGCCCCGCGACGGGTCGTCCTCTTCGGCATCGGCCTCGGTGCCGTCGGCTACGCCCTGCAGGCGGGCGGCTTCTTCGCCGCGCTGGAACGCCTCGACGCCTCCCTGACGGCCCTGGTCCTCTACACGTACCCGACGCTGGTGACGGCGGGGGCGATCGTGCTCGGCCGCGAGCGCGCGAGCCGCCGGCGGGTCGGGGCGCTGCTGCTCGCGTCCACGGGCGTCGCGCTCGTGCTCCTCGGCGCGGGCAGCGGCCGCCTCGACCCGCTCGGCGTGGCCTTCGCGCTCGGCGCCGCCGCCGTCTACGCGACCTACATCCTCGTCTCCGACGGCGTCGTGGACGCCGTGGACCCGCTGGTGCTCAGCGCGTTCGTGGCGACCGGCGCGGCCGTGACGCTCACCGGCGCCTCCCTGGTCGGCGGCGACTTCCGGCCCGGCGCGCTGACCGGCGCCGGCTGGGGCTGGATCGCGGGCATCGCCGTGGTCTCGACGGTCATCGCCATCAACCTCTTCTTCGCCGGCCTCGCGCAGGTCGGGCCTTCGGCGGCGGCGATCTTCTCGTCGCTGGAGCCGGTGACGACGGTGGTGCTCGCGGCGCTCGCCTTCGGCGAGGCGCTCACCGCCGTCCAGCTCGGCGGCGGCGCGCTGGTGCTCAGCGCCGTCGTCCTGCTCAACCTGCGCCGGCGGCGAGCAGCCGTGCCAGCGGCTGGGGCGCCTCCCGTGGCAGCCCGTGCCCTGCTCCTGGGACGAGCACGAGCCGCGCGCGCGGCAGCGCGCGGCTGA
- a CDS encoding alpha/beta fold hydrolase produces the protein MPAPVVLLHGFAGTGRSWDPVREHLPAGLDVRAPDVRGHGTRASARPISFADCAQDVVAELEPDRPAVVAGYSMGGRLALHAALAAPERFAHLVLVATTAGIEDPTERRARVAADAALAEWAQDATPEQFADRWQALPLFAGTPPAAAARWREDLLRNDPRHLAEVLRTIGTGHMDPPLWDRLGALDVPATVVAGERDAKFVALAERLSRALPRARLVLVPGAGHGLPREAPQPLARLLAAGAG, from the coding sequence ATGCCCGCGCCCGTCGTCCTGCTCCACGGCTTCGCGGGCACCGGGCGCTCGTGGGACCCCGTCCGCGAGCACCTCCCCGCCGGGCTCGACGTCCGCGCGCCGGACGTGCGCGGCCACGGCACGCGCGCCAGCGCCCGCCCGATCTCGTTCGCCGACTGCGCGCAGGACGTCGTGGCCGAGCTCGAGCCCGACCGCCCGGCCGTCGTCGCCGGCTACTCGATGGGTGGCCGGCTGGCGCTCCACGCCGCGCTGGCCGCGCCCGAGCGGTTCGCGCACCTGGTCCTGGTCGCCACGACGGCCGGGATCGAGGACCCCACGGAGCGCCGGGCACGGGTCGCGGCCGACGCGGCGCTCGCCGAGTGGGCCCAGGACGCCACCCCCGAGCAGTTCGCCGACCGCTGGCAGGCGCTCCCGCTCTTCGCCGGCACCCCGCCCGCGGCGGCCGCCCGCTGGCGGGAGGACCTCCTGCGCAACGACCCGCGCCACCTGGCCGAGGTCCTGCGCACGATCGGCACCGGCCACATGGACCCGCCGCTGTGGGACCGCCTGGGCGCGCTCGACGTCCCGGCCACCGTCGTGGCGGGCGAGCGCGACGCGAAGTTCGTGGCGCTGGCCGAGCGGCTCAGCCGCGCGCTGCCGCGCGCGCGGCTCGTGCTCGTCCCAGGAGCAGGGCACGGGCTGCCACGGGAGGCGCCCCAGCCGCTGGCACGGCTGCTCGCCGCCGGCGCAGGTTGA
- the menD gene encoding 2-succinyl-5-enolpyruvyl-6-hydroxy-3-cyclohexene-1-carboxylic-acid synthase: MPAGLDSHLLLRAFCDELVRCGVRHAVTSPGSRSTPLVLALARERRLRSWSHVDERSAAFFALGTAKATGVPAAVACTSGTAAANYLPAVVEAHEAGVPMVVLTADRPPELRDVGAGQTIDQLKLFGANVRWFVELDVAEASPERLAWVRQLACRVVGAALGAAGGRPGPVHVNVPLREPLVPEGPLPAPEPAEAGRAGGRPWTALERRAPAPPGARLAELVAGARRPLVVAGRTEPAASAALADAAAALGWPVLADPLSGARRGGAAIAHYDALLRTPDRLPGPPDLVVRCGDLPTSKPLRQWLAALDPATTTQVAFSPTGVWHDPQATLAELLPGDPAAALAALGTQPQPEGGAWLGAWRQADAAAARALDATLAGGLSEPAVARELARALPSRGALVVAASMPVRDVETFWPALDAPARVLANRGANGIDGTASTAFGVAAAHDGPTALLVGDVTVAHDLGGLLAAKRLHLPLALVVLDNAGGGIFDFLPVATQTDVFEEHVATPTGLDLEQVARLFDLGYTAPTTLDDLRADLRDALAAPAATMVHVRTDRAQNVALHRACWEAVATALG; this comes from the coding sequence GTGCCTGCCGGCCTCGACAGCCACCTCCTCCTGCGCGCCTTCTGCGACGAGCTCGTGCGCTGCGGCGTGCGCCATGCGGTGACGTCGCCCGGGTCGCGCTCCACGCCGCTGGTCCTGGCGCTGGCGCGCGAGCGGCGGCTGCGGTCGTGGTCGCACGTCGACGAGCGCAGCGCCGCGTTCTTCGCGCTGGGGACGGCGAAGGCCACGGGCGTCCCCGCGGCGGTCGCGTGCACGAGCGGGACCGCCGCGGCCAACTACCTGCCGGCGGTCGTCGAGGCCCACGAGGCGGGGGTCCCGATGGTGGTGCTCACCGCCGACCGGCCGCCCGAGCTGCGCGACGTCGGCGCCGGCCAGACCATCGACCAGCTCAAGCTCTTCGGCGCGAACGTCCGCTGGTTCGTCGAGCTCGACGTCGCCGAGGCCTCGCCGGAGCGCCTGGCGTGGGTGCGCCAGCTCGCCTGCCGCGTGGTGGGGGCGGCGCTCGGTGCCGCGGGCGGGCGTCCCGGCCCGGTCCACGTCAACGTGCCGCTGCGCGAGCCGCTCGTGCCGGAAGGCCCCCTGCCCGCACCCGAGCCCGCGGAGGCGGGACGGGCCGGCGGCCGGCCGTGGACGGCGCTCGAGCGTCGCGCCCCCGCGCCTCCGGGCGCGCGCCTGGCCGAGCTCGTCGCCGGCGCCCGGCGGCCGCTCGTCGTCGCGGGCCGCACGGAGCCCGCGGCGTCCGCCGCGCTGGCCGACGCCGCGGCGGCGCTGGGCTGGCCCGTGCTGGCCGACCCCCTCTCCGGCGCCCGGCGCGGCGGCGCGGCCATCGCCCACTACGACGCGCTGCTGCGCACCCCCGACCGCCTGCCCGGCCCACCGGACCTCGTGGTGCGCTGCGGCGACCTGCCGACCTCGAAGCCGCTGCGCCAGTGGCTCGCGGCGCTCGACCCCGCGACGACCACGCAGGTCGCCTTCTCCCCCACGGGCGTCTGGCACGACCCGCAGGCGACGCTCGCCGAGCTGCTGCCCGGCGACCCGGCCGCGGCGCTGGCGGCGCTGGGCACCCAGCCGCAGCCCGAGGGGGGCGCGTGGCTCGGCGCCTGGCGCCAGGCCGACGCGGCCGCCGCCCGGGCGCTGGACGCCACCCTGGCCGGCGGCCTCTCCGAGCCCGCCGTGGCCCGGGAGCTCGCCCGCGCGCTGCCGTCCCGCGGTGCCCTCGTCGTGGCGGCCTCGATGCCCGTGCGCGACGTCGAGACGTTCTGGCCCGCGCTCGACGCTCCGGCGCGCGTGCTGGCCAACCGCGGCGCCAACGGCATCGACGGGACCGCCTCGACGGCCTTCGGCGTGGCCGCCGCGCACGACGGCCCGACCGCGCTGCTCGTCGGGGACGTGACCGTCGCGCACGACCTGGGCGGGCTGCTCGCCGCCAAGCGCCTGCACCTCCCCCTCGCCCTCGTCGTCCTCGACAACGCCGGCGGTGGCATCTTCGACTTCCTGCCGGTCGCCACCCAGACCGACGTCTTCGAGGAGCACGTCGCCACCCCGACCGGCCTGGACCTCGAGCAGGTCGCCCGGCTGTTCGACCTCGGCTACACCGCGCCGACGACGCTCGACGACCTGCGCGCCGACCTGCGCGACGCCCTCGCCGCACCCGCGGCGACGATGGTCCACGTCCGCACGGACCGCGCCCAGAACGTCGCCCTGCACCGGGCCTGCTGGGAGGCCGTCGCCACGGCGCTCGGATGA
- a CDS encoding isochorismate synthase MenF has protein sequence MELRTGQAPAFALRRADRERLARHVERALRRARRRGAALAAVTVPVAGDVDPSAVVAASRRPGEPWFCFEQPDREGFALAALGCVQALEAEGDGRFRALAADWRALIAEAQCDPPDGPRGSGPVAVGGFGFTPQAPRAPHWAGFGAASLHVPEVALVRRGGEARLTACALVAPDDVADEVVGRVEARLASLVPAPALALWDPEPAGDRARVVSTMAPEHYEAAVARAVARIREGGLSKVVLARSVEVHAAAAHDAAAVLGVLREAFRACHVFVVGRGERAFVAASPELLVRRDGLRAGTLALAGSTRRSADPAVDVHLGEQLLQSPKDREEQAIVTRRIERALAPHAVWVTSAEEPVLVKMANIQHLGTPIRAQLARPVSAIELAGVLHPTPAVGGEPHAVAAPLIPALEGLDRGWYAGPVGWTDLHEDGELCVALRCALLEGPVARCYAGVGVVRDSDPAAELAETEIKLGALLPVLAA, from the coding sequence ATGGAGCTGCGCACCGGCCAGGCACCCGCCTTCGCCCTCCGGCGCGCCGACCGCGAGCGCCTGGCCCGCCACGTGGAGCGGGCGCTGCGCCGGGCGCGCCGCCGCGGCGCGGCCCTCGCCGCGGTCACCGTCCCGGTCGCGGGCGACGTCGACCCGTCGGCCGTCGTCGCGGCGTCGCGCCGGCCCGGCGAGCCGTGGTTCTGCTTCGAGCAGCCCGACCGCGAGGGCTTCGCGCTCGCGGCGCTCGGCTGCGTGCAGGCGCTCGAGGCCGAGGGCGACGGGCGCTTCCGGGCGCTCGCGGCGGACTGGCGGGCGCTCATCGCCGAGGCCCAGTGCGACCCGCCCGACGGGCCGCGGGGCAGCGGGCCGGTCGCGGTCGGCGGGTTCGGCTTCACCCCGCAGGCGCCGCGCGCGCCGCACTGGGCGGGCTTCGGCGCCGCCTCGCTCCACGTCCCCGAGGTGGCGCTCGTGCGCCGCGGGGGCGAGGCGCGACTGACGGCCTGCGCGCTCGTGGCGCCCGACGACGTCGCCGACGAGGTCGTCGGGCGCGTCGAGGCCCGGCTGGCCTCGCTCGTGCCCGCACCGGCGCTGGCGCTGTGGGATCCCGAGCCGGCCGGCGACCGCGCGCGGGTCGTCTCGACCATGGCGCCCGAGCACTACGAGGCCGCCGTCGCCCGCGCCGTCGCGCGCATCCGCGAGGGCGGGCTGTCGAAGGTCGTCCTCGCTCGGTCGGTCGAGGTGCACGCCGCGGCGGCGCACGACGCGGCCGCCGTGCTGGGTGTCCTGCGCGAGGCGTTCCGCGCCTGCCACGTCTTCGTCGTCGGCCGCGGCGAACGCGCCTTCGTCGCCGCCTCGCCCGAGCTCCTCGTCCGGCGCGACGGCCTGCGCGCCGGGACGCTCGCGCTCGCCGGCTCGACCCGCCGCAGCGCCGACCCCGCCGTCGACGTGCACCTCGGCGAGCAGCTCCTGCAGTCGCCCAAGGACCGCGAGGAGCAGGCGATCGTCACGCGCCGCATCGAGCGGGCCCTCGCGCCGCACGCCGTCTGGGTCACGAGCGCCGAGGAGCCGGTGCTGGTGAAGATGGCCAACATCCAGCACCTCGGCACGCCGATCCGCGCGCAGCTCGCCAGGCCGGTGAGCGCGATCGAGCTCGCCGGCGTCCTGCACCCGACGCCCGCCGTCGGCGGCGAGCCCCACGCCGTCGCCGCCCCGCTCATCCCGGCCCTCGAGGGCCTCGACCGCGGCTGGTACGCCGGGCCCGTCGGCTGGACCGACCTCCACGAGGACGGCGAGCTCTGCGTCGCCCTGCGCTGCGCCCTGCTCGAAGGCCCGGTCGCCCGCTGCTACGCCGGGGTCGGCGTCGTGCGCGACTCGGACCCCGCCGCGGAGCTCGCCGAGACCGAGATCAAGCTCGGCGCGCTGCTCCCGGTCCTCGCGGCCTGA